In Myxococcus stipitatus, the following are encoded in one genomic region:
- a CDS encoding sensor protein KdpD, with protein sequence MTTRRSRAEDFLELVERGRRGRLKLYIGFAAGVGKTYRMLEEAHALKRRGVDVVLGFVETHGRKETDALVEGLEMVPRKKHTYRDVTVEEMDLDAVLARKPQVAVVDELAHTNLPVCRHRKRYQDVQELLDAGINVIGAFNVQHLESLNDLVERTTGVVVRETLPDSFLKGADQVVNLDLAVEDLHERLRAGKIYAEDKVPRALESFFKGENLSTLRELALREVAESLDRATAGQSSRQGDEGQQKGAEWGRVLVALSSYPPRAATLLRRGSRLAGRLNTDWFVVYVETPREAPHLIDSEAQRHLLANIEKAKELGAEVVRLRSRDPVEAILDFARSHGVGHIIVGRSHQPWWKRALGRAADVRLLREGEGFDIHVVAFHPPDEEKRP encoded by the coding sequence ATGACGACGCGACGCTCGCGCGCGGAGGACTTCCTGGAGCTGGTGGAGCGGGGACGGCGCGGCCGGCTCAAGCTCTACATCGGCTTCGCGGCCGGCGTGGGGAAGACGTACCGCATGCTCGAGGAGGCCCACGCCCTCAAGCGCCGGGGCGTGGACGTGGTGCTGGGCTTCGTCGAGACCCACGGGCGCAAGGAGACCGACGCGCTCGTCGAGGGCCTGGAGATGGTGCCTCGCAAGAAGCACACGTACCGCGACGTCACGGTGGAGGAGATGGACCTGGACGCGGTGCTCGCGCGCAAGCCGCAGGTCGCCGTGGTGGATGAGCTGGCCCACACCAACCTGCCGGTGTGCCGGCACCGCAAGCGCTACCAGGACGTGCAGGAGCTGTTGGACGCGGGCATCAACGTCATTGGCGCCTTCAACGTGCAGCACCTGGAGAGCCTCAATGACCTGGTGGAGCGGACCACGGGAGTGGTGGTGCGTGAGACGTTGCCGGACAGCTTCCTGAAGGGCGCGGACCAGGTGGTGAACCTGGACCTGGCGGTGGAGGACCTGCACGAGCGGCTGCGGGCGGGGAAGATCTACGCGGAGGACAAGGTGCCTCGGGCGCTGGAGAGCTTCTTCAAGGGCGAGAACCTGTCCACGCTGCGCGAGCTGGCGCTGCGCGAGGTGGCGGAGAGCCTGGACCGGGCCACGGCCGGGCAGTCCTCGCGCCAGGGGGATGAAGGACAGCAGAAGGGCGCGGAGTGGGGGCGGGTGCTGGTGGCGCTGTCCAGCTATCCGCCTCGCGCGGCGACGCTGCTGCGGCGGGGCTCGCGCCTGGCGGGCCGGCTCAACACGGACTGGTTCGTGGTGTACGTGGAGACGCCGCGCGAGGCGCCGCACCTCATCGACTCGGAGGCGCAGCGGCACCTGCTGGCCAACATCGAGAAGGCGAAGGAGCTGGGCGCGGAGGTGGTGCGGCTGCGCTCGAGGGACCCGGTGGAGGCGATTCTCGACTTCGCGCGCTCGCATGGGGTGGGGCACATCATCGTGGGCCGGTCGCATCAGCCGTGGTGGAAGCGGGCGCTGGGGCGCGCGGCGGATGTGCGGCTGTTGCGGGAGGGCGAGGGCTTCGACATCCACGTCGTGGCCTTCCACCCGCCCGACGAGGAGAAGCGTCCATGA
- the kdpC gene encoding potassium-transporting ATPase subunit KdpC has protein sequence MVSTLVTALRACVVTLVLTGVLYPLAVTGVAQLLFPAEAQGSLVKDEKGQVVGSALLAQGFTRSGYFQPRPSAAGAGYDAAASSGSNLGPTSQKLKDRAVAEAERLRRDNPDAPGEVPAELVTTSGSGLDPHLSPEAARWQAPRVAKARGVAPERVLAVVTSHVEGRTLGVLGEPRVNVLMLNLALDRQFGRLAAQPAPPMGVVTPSVTPTGVAGPP, from the coding sequence ATGGTCTCCACTCTTGTCACCGCCCTGCGCGCCTGTGTCGTCACCCTGGTGCTCACCGGCGTGCTGTACCCGCTCGCCGTCACCGGCGTGGCCCAGCTCCTCTTCCCCGCCGAGGCCCAGGGCTCGCTGGTGAAGGACGAGAAGGGCCAGGTGGTGGGCAGCGCCCTGTTGGCCCAGGGCTTCACTCGAAGCGGCTACTTCCAGCCCCGTCCGTCCGCGGCGGGTGCTGGCTATGACGCGGCGGCGTCCTCGGGCAGCAACCTGGGGCCCACGTCGCAGAAGCTGAAGGACCGCGCGGTGGCGGAGGCCGAGCGCCTGCGCCGGGACAACCCGGACGCGCCGGGGGAGGTCCCCGCGGAGCTGGTCACCACGTCGGGTTCGGGGCTGGACCCGCACCTGTCGCCGGAGGCGGCGCGCTGGCAGGCGCCGCGCGTGGCGAAGGCGCGCGGTGTGGCGCCCGAGCGGGTGCTGGCGGTGGTGACGTCTCACGTGGAGGGGCGGACGCTGGGGGTGCTGGGTGAGCCGCGCGTCAACGTGTTGATGCTGAACCTGGCGTTGGACCGGCAGTTCGGCCGGCTCGCCGCGCAGCCCGCGCCTCCCATGGGGGTGGTGACTCCGTCGGTGACGCCCACGGGAGTCGCGGGGCCTCCGTGA